The genomic region GCACTCGAAAGCGCGAGCGTCACAGCAGCAGTTGCACTCACCGGTTGTATTGGGGAGAGTACGTCGGTTACTGATAATTCAGAGACTATTTCGATTCGAGAAGTTGAGAGCAGCGTCAGCGCAGCTGTGTTTCAGTGGGGAATTGACAAAGGGGTATGGTCGTCTCGAAATATTGAGTTAGATTTTGAGACTGTCCCTTACGGTCGGTATAACCGCCAACTTGTGACGAATGAATCCGATATCGGCGCGCCAGCGACGGTCGCACAGATGGAGTTCATGACCGATGGTGAGCCGTTGACCTTCATCGGACCTCAACAGAATATGTTTAATCGTATGTTCGTCCAAGCTGATGATAGTTCAATTGAGGACCCAACAGATCTCGTTGATAAGCGGGTGGGTGTACCGGCCGCAGTCAGCTCAACAACGACAACCGTCCATCGGGCACTCATTGATGAAAAATACGGAGTTGATATCGTTGAGGATACTGCCGAGACGCGAGCAGAGGACCCACCAGTGCTCTGGGAACTATTCAAAGAAGGGGAATTCGATGCAATTTCTGAGTTTTCAGGATACACGATCCGCGGAATTGCCGATGACTCCATGCGGACAATTTTTGATCCACATGCGTTATGGAC from Haloquadratum walsbyi C23 harbors:
- a CDS encoding ABC transporter substrate-binding protein, with translation MEISRRRALESASVTAAVALTGCIGESTSVTDNSETISIREVESSVSAAVFQWGIDKGVWSSRNIELDFETVPYGRYNRQLVTNESDIGAPATVAQMEFMTDGEPLTFIGPQQNMFNRMFVQADDSSIEDPTDLVDKRVGVPAAVSSTTTTVHRALIDEKYGVDIVEDTAETRAEDPPVLWELFKEGEFDAISEFSGYTIRGIADDSMRTIFDPHALWTERTGVGLPTTTFTVRRDWLEENRETTEQFLQGWAKALSLFRSNAETALSEFGKAAGISDPNEAAVVTELMDTDTIFGPPFYEESLADSHWSFFELLADREVLDLPDRGAAITTVDAFDQD